A genome region from Lactobacillus sp. ESL0791 includes the following:
- a CDS encoding carbamoyl phosphate synthase large subunit, translating into MPLENDLDKILIIGSGPTLIGSVAETDLVTTDAIDALLEEDIQVVLVNPNPATISTDKRSGVTVYLEPMTLDFLKRIIRMEEPDAIMTAFGSTTGLKITYNLLQDGILQEMGIKLLTTNLQAIKMKDQRQRIAYLKKLNIDVNRFWQLDAASTALTPEQIDQQLAFPVLVTKFQAYYHNAQYVFTNSKSLSAFFKKERQTENFSWNHYQITEDLSSWEEVIVDVIRDKNGNVAFINFADSIEPVAINSGDSIMVMPALTLNNDQIQELRAISQKIVANLQVTGITSIRFAVKHHGTELHAKVLSIKARVTRSAIWAQRTGLYSIGYVVAKVAIGYNLNEISDPLSGLVAAIEPVQDKIALKMPYWSLATSRKNHYHLGRRKQSSGEAMGIGRNFETAFLKGLASTTNLDYAISVFTSENSKTKEEIKSDLLAPDEMHIVKILAAIAKGFDYQELQQIINLHPIYFQKLQNIVKLGQQLAADPAISTELLTEVKKRGFSNRLIAVITGRDVSSIRKQLEQVGLATSYTQIDGSAGLYRPKVHAVYSSYGVENEAQQLAAPQKILIIGMLPSQVSVTSEFDYMISHAIKALHKNNYATILLSNNDESVANRYKNVERIYFDPITIENICKIAKAESIKDVLLQFSGKEINALSEILMDQGLNVLGYQNKNINRKIDNILALPFKNLKLNPSLRTSNLVEIKNFIEDYDFPFLLGGISRGIKQKSAVVYDLPAVEKYLTENQLDQVSISHFIEGNKYELTAISDGKDVTVPGIIEHLEQSGSHASDSIAVFKPQNLTKIKQEEIKKAAIKIIKKIKMRGIFTLHFLTVADTLYLLQVKPYAGHNVAFLSQALGKDITEYTTEVLIGKNLSELGYINELWPTNDFIHVKMPVFSYIDYNSGNTFDSKMKSSGSVMGRDTQLAKALYKGYEASDLTIPSYGTLFISVRNEDKQKAAQLARRFYRLGYKIIATEGTANVFAEAGITTGVVSKVHDDPNNLIEKIRQHKIVMVINITSLSDIASSDAIRIRDEALNTHIPVFSSIETTELILEVLESLALTTQPV; encoded by the coding sequence ATGCCTTTAGAAAATGATTTAGATAAAATTTTGATCATCGGTTCTGGCCCAACCCTAATCGGCAGTGTCGCGGAAACAGATTTGGTGACAACGGATGCGATTGATGCACTTCTTGAGGAAGACATTCAGGTGGTACTGGTTAATCCCAATCCAGCAACAATTTCCACGGATAAGCGATCTGGTGTAACGGTTTACCTGGAACCAATGACGCTGGATTTTTTGAAAAGAATCATCCGGATGGAAGAACCGGATGCAATCATGACAGCCTTTGGTTCAACCACTGGCTTAAAAATTACCTATAATTTGCTTCAGGATGGTATCTTACAGGAAATGGGCATTAAGCTGCTTACAACCAATCTCCAAGCGATCAAGATGAAAGATCAAAGACAAAGAATTGCCTATCTTAAAAAGTTGAATATTGATGTCAACCGTTTTTGGCAGCTTGACGCAGCCTCAACTGCGCTTACTCCGGAGCAAATTGATCAGCAGCTTGCTTTTCCGGTACTGGTTACGAAATTTCAAGCCTATTATCATAACGCCCAATATGTTTTTACCAACAGTAAGAGCTTATCTGCTTTTTTTAAAAAAGAGCGCCAAACAGAGAATTTCTCCTGGAATCATTATCAGATAACTGAGGATCTTTCGTCATGGGAAGAAGTGATTGTTGATGTGATCAGAGATAAAAACGGCAACGTCGCTTTTATCAATTTTGCTGATTCAATTGAGCCAGTCGCAATTAATTCTGGTGATTCAATTATGGTCATGCCTGCATTGACGCTGAACAATGACCAAATTCAGGAATTACGGGCAATTTCGCAAAAAATTGTGGCAAATTTACAAGTTACAGGAATTACCAGCATTCGTTTTGCGGTTAAGCACCATGGTACCGAGCTTCACGCAAAAGTTTTATCAATTAAAGCGCGGGTGACGCGCAGTGCAATTTGGGCGCAGCGGACTGGTCTATACAGCATCGGCTATGTTGTTGCCAAAGTCGCAATCGGTTATAACTTAAACGAAATCAGTGATCCATTGTCCGGTTTAGTTGCCGCAATTGAACCTGTCCAAGACAAAATTGCGCTTAAAATGCCTTATTGGTCACTGGCAACTTCCCGTAAAAATCATTATCATTTGGGAAGAAGAAAACAGTCCAGCGGCGAAGCAATGGGAATTGGCCGCAATTTTGAAACTGCCTTTTTAAAAGGACTAGCTTCAACCACTAACTTAGATTATGCAATTAGCGTTTTTACTAGTGAAAATAGTAAAACAAAAGAAGAGATTAAATCTGATTTGCTTGCGCCTGATGAAATGCATATTGTCAAAATTTTAGCTGCGATTGCCAAAGGCTTTGACTACCAGGAGCTGCAACAAATCATTAATCTTCACCCGATTTATTTTCAGAAGCTGCAAAATATCGTTAAGTTGGGACAACAACTAGCTGCCGATCCCGCAATTAGCACGGAATTGCTGACAGAAGTTAAAAAACGAGGCTTTTCTAACAGGCTAATTGCTGTGATTACTGGAAGAGATGTCAGCAGTATCCGCAAGCAACTTGAGCAAGTTGGTTTGGCAACCTCTTACACGCAGATCGATGGTTCAGCCGGACTTTATCGACCTAAGGTTCACGCCGTTTACAGTTCTTATGGTGTAGAAAACGAAGCACAGCAGCTTGCGGCTCCCCAAAAGATTTTAATTATTGGTATGCTGCCGTCACAAGTTTCGGTGACAAGCGAATTTGATTACATGATCAGCCATGCGATCAAAGCTTTACATAAAAATAATTATGCAACTATTTTATTGTCCAACAATGATGAATCGGTTGCCAACCGCTATAAGAATGTCGAACGGATCTATTTTGATCCGATTACCATTGAAAATATTTGTAAAATTGCCAAGGCTGAAAGCATTAAGGATGTGCTTCTTCAATTTTCGGGCAAAGAAATAAATGCGCTTAGTGAAATATTAATGGATCAAGGCCTAAATGTATTGGGTTACCAGAATAAAAACATCAACCGCAAAATTGACAATATTTTAGCGTTACCGTTTAAAAATCTTAAACTGAACCCATCATTAAGAACTTCTAACTTGGTTGAAATTAAAAATTTCATTGAAGATTACGATTTTCCCTTTTTGCTTGGTGGAATCAGCAGAGGCATCAAGCAAAAATCGGCCGTTGTCTATGATCTGCCAGCAGTGGAAAAATATCTGACAGAAAATCAGTTGGACCAAGTCTCCATTTCACATTTTATCGAAGGAAATAAGTACGAATTAACTGCTATTTCTGATGGTAAAGACGTTACCGTTCCCGGGATTATTGAGCATTTGGAGCAAAGCGGCTCTCATGCATCGGATTCAATTGCCGTCTTTAAACCGCAAAACTTAACCAAAATTAAACAAGAAGAAATCAAAAAAGCGGCAATTAAAATCATTAAAAAAATTAAGATGCGCGGCATCTTTACTTTGCATTTTCTAACGGTTGCCGATACGCTCTACTTGCTGCAGGTTAAGCCCTATGCGGGGCATAATGTCGCCTTCTTATCTCAAGCACTAGGTAAGGACATAACCGAATATACAACGGAAGTTTTAATTGGCAAAAACCTATCCGAATTAGGTTATATTAATGAACTTTGGCCGACAAATGATTTTATCCACGTCAAAATGCCTGTCTTTTCTTACATTGATTATAACAGCGGCAATACTTTTGATTCCAAAATGAAGTCATCAGGGTCCGTAATGGGGCGCGACACACAACTGGCCAAGGCCTTGTATAAAGGTTATGAAGCCAGTGATTTAACCATTCCAAGTTACGGAACGCTCTTTATTTCTGTTCGCAATGAGGATAAGCAGAAGGCAGCGCAGCTAGCCCGCAGATTTTACCGGCTAGGTTATAAAATTATTGCCACCGAAGGAACGGCAAACGTCTTTGCGGAAGCCGGGATCACAACCGGTGTTGTCAGCAAAGTTCACGACGATCCCAATAACTTAATTGAAAAAATCCGCCAACATAAAATTGTCATGGTCATTAACATCACTAGCTTATCCGATATTGCCAGCAGCGATGCAATCAGAATTCGTGATGAAGCTTTGAATACCCACATTCCAGTTTTTTCAAGTATTGAAACAACAGAATTAATTTTAGAAGTCTTAGAATCATTGGCATTAACAACGCAGCCGGTATAA